In Amaranthus tricolor cultivar Red isolate AtriRed21 chromosome 3, ASM2621246v1, whole genome shotgun sequence, a single window of DNA contains:
- the LOC130807355 gene encoding annexin D2: protein MAALTVPANVPDVAVDVEQLHKAFSGWGTNEDLIISILGHRNASQRKLIREVYASTYGEDLLKALDKELSSDFERAVHLFTLDPPERDAFLANEATKKFTSSNWVLIEIACTRSSEVLFNARRCYHARYKKSLEEDVAQHTSGDFRKLLVPLVTSYRYEGAEVNTHLAKSEAKILHEKISHKAYSDDQLIRIISTRSKAQLNATLNTYNNEYGHAITKDLKEDPKDDYLKLLRATIKCLTCPEKYYEKRLRLAINKMGTDEWALTRVVTTRAEEDLQRIKEEYYRRNSVPLDRAIAKDTSGDYEKMLIALVGTESA from the exons atggcTGCCCTAACTGTTCCTGCTAATGTTCCTGATGTTGCTGTAGATGTTGAGCAGCTTCACAAAGCCTTTTCTG GTTGGGGAACGAATGAGGATTTGATCATATCAATATTAGGTCACAGGAATGCATCCCAACGCAAGTTGATTCGCGAGGTTTATGCTTCCACCTATGGAGAAGATCTGCTTAAAGCTCTTGACAAGGAGCTTTCAAGTGACTTTGAG AGGGCTGTTCATTTGTTTACCCTGGATCCTCCAGAGCGCGATGCATTTTTGGCTAATGAAGCTACTAAGAAGTTCACTTCTAGCAATTGGGTTCTCATTGAAATTGCTTGTACAAGATCTTCTGAGGTTCTCTTTAATGCTAGGCGATGTTACCATGCTCGCTACAAGAAGTCCCTTGAAGAAGATGTGGCTCAACATACCTCTGGTGACTTCCGCAAG CTTTTGGTTCCTTTGGTGACTTCATATAGATATGAAGGTGCAGAAGTAAACACACATTTAGCTAAATCTGAGGCTAAGATACTCCACGAGAAGATCTCACACAAGGCTTATTCTGATGATCAATTAATTAGAATCATTTCAACAAGGAGCAAAGCACAACTAAATGCCACACTCAACACTTACAACAATGAGTATGGTCATGCTATTACCAAG GATCTTAAGGAAGATCCAAAAGATGATTACTTGAAGTTGCTAAGGGCAACTATCAAGTGCTTGACTTGCCCTGAGAAATACTACGAGAAGCGTCTTCGTCTTGCAATTAATAAGATGGGAACAGATGAATGGGCTCTGACTAGAGTTGTGACCACTCGGGCTGAAGAGGATTTGCAACGCATCAAAGAAGAGTACTATCGTAGAAACAGTGTTCCTCTTGATCGTGCTATTGCCAAGGACACTAGTGGAGACTATGAGAAAATGTTGATTGCCTTGGTTGGTACTGAAAGTGCTTAA